ATATAAGCTTGCGCCATTTCGGCCCGGGCACCGCCCAGAACAAGAGACAGCCAATGGCCAGGTCGGCGGCGATAATCGGGGTTTTCATGGCCAGCCGCCAGCTGGTGTCCACCATCGTATTGGTGGCCGTGCTCGCCGGCGCCGCCAGCAGCGCCACGCGCAATATCAGCAGCCACAGCGGCGGGTAAACGAAACCCCACCCCGCCGTGGGGAAAATAGGCAGGCTGGCGTCCGCGTAGCGGTAGAAGTCCAGCCCGTACTGGTCGAACACCTTGGCGAAAGCCCAGAACTGCGGTACGTCCACCCCCGCCGAAAGAGGCGCCGCCCAGAACCGGATATAGGCCGCCAGCAGCAGCGCCAGCCCGAAGACGCTCAGGTAAAACGGGCCGCTGAACTGCGCCCAGCGTAATTTTAAAGACATATCCGCCCCGCTGCCGGTATCCCGCCCGCCGTTTTTTCGTTATTAATAGATAAGGCCATCATTCTCCAACCGGGGACTGGTGTCATATATATAAACGTAATATTTTGCGAAACGTTATATTATAATCTTTTATTCAGCATACACAAAAGCGTATAATCTTACTAGTCGAAATTTATGCACTTGGGATGGAAGTTGCTTAAATGAAAGAAACTATCTCCCTCATTATACCTACTTTTAATGAAAAAGATAATGTCACCCCCCTCGTTGCCAGAGTCCATCAAGCCTTAGCCGGGTACGACCATGAAATAATACTGGTGGACGATAACAGTAAGGACGGCACTATAGAAACGGCCGAGGCCCTTGCCCCCCGCTATCCGGTTAAGGTAATCGTCCGCCGTGACGAGCGCGGGCTGGCCAGCGCCGTGGTGCACGGTCTTAAATACGCCTCCGGCAGCATTATCGGTGTCATGGACGCGGATTTACAGCACCCGCCGGAAAAGTTGCCGGACCTGGTCAAAGCCATCGAGGGCGGGGCGGACATGGTTATCGGTTCCCGCTATATCCCGGGCGGCGGCTGTCCCAACTGGGACCTGACGCGCAAGGTGATTTCCAAAGCCGCGCTCATGGTGTCCCACCTCCTTCTCCCCTCCACCCGCCGCGTCAAGGACCCGCTGGCCGGCTTTTTTATGTTCCGCCGGGATAAAGTGGATATCGCCAAGCTCAAACCTATAGGCTATAAAATCAGCCTGGAAGTCATGCTGACCGGCGATTTTAAGAATATCGTGGAGGTGCCCTATATCTTCGAGGAGCGCAGCGCCGGCCAGAGCAAACTGAACATGATGCAGCAATGGGACTACCTTAAGCACCTTTTCAGCCTGATGCGCCGCACCGGCGAGCTGGCCATGTTCCTCAAGTTCGTGGCCGTGGGCCTGAGTGGGGTGGTCGTTAACGAGGGCGCGTACTGGCTGCTGACGCGCTTTGGTGGACTGGAGACCCTTAACTGGCTGGCTAACCTCATCGGCATCGAGACCTCCATCATCACCAACTTCGTCCTGAATGATTCGTTTACCTTCCGGCAAAAGCGTTCCGTTAGTCCGTTTATCGTCCGCCTGCTTAAGTTCAACCTTACCTGCGCCGCCGGGGCGTCCATCCAGTGGGGGCTGTTCATGTTCTTTACCCGCGTCACCGGGCTGTACGACCTGCTGGCCAACTTTATCGGCATCGTCGTCGCTTTCCTGGTAAATTACTTTATTAACCGTAACTGGACATGGAAATAAAATCTAAAATCGTCCGCGCCTGGCGCTGGCCGTATTTCTGGCTCAGCGTTATCGTCATTACCACGCTGGTGCTGCATTTTGTCATGATTCCCAGAGTAACGGACCCGATACTCGACGAGATACACTACATCAAGGACGCCCGCAATATCATCACCAACCATGCCAGTGAGCGCATCGAACACCCCCCGCTGGCCAAACTGCTCATCGTGGCGGGGGAATACGTTTTCAGCGGGTTCAGAACACCGGTGCAGGATACCGGTGTTACCCTCCGGCAGGGCATTACTAGCACCAGCGGCACCGTCATCAACGTGAGCAATGCCTCGGTGTTTAAAGTCGGCGAAACCATAATGATCGATAAAGAATATATGAAAATCCAGGCGGTCGACCTGGCATCCAGCCAGCTTACCGTAGAGCGCGGTAACATGGGGGCTGCCGCCTTCCACAATGTCAACCAGCCCATAAACCGCTGGGTGGAAAATCCCTGGGGCTGGCGCGTTTTTCCCGTTTTGTTCAGCACGGCCACCCTCATCCTTTTCTTTTTCCTCTGCCGCAAGCTCGGCATGTCCCTGACCGCCTCCAATGTCGCCGTCTATCTGCTGGCTTTTGAAAACCTTACCTTTATGATGGGCGGCCTGGCCATGCTGGACGTCTATTTCCTCACCTTCATGATGGCGGCTTTCGTGCTCTATGTTTACCGGCGTTATATCAGCTCGGGCGTCGCCATCGGTCTGGGCGCGCTGGCCAAGCTCAACGGGGCGCTGGCTTTCCCGGTGATATTCGTGCACTGGGTATTTACCCGGGAAAAGCGTACCCGCTGGTTCATCCTCACCCTCATCTTTTCCCTGCTGACTTTCATTGAAATAATGATATTGTGCGAGTTTCTCATTGCCCACGGCATGTCCGCCGAGCTTAATCCCTTCCACCGCATCAAGGAGATGCTCCAGCTCAGCGGCAGCCTCACCTTCGCTAACGTGGACCACCCCTTTAAGAGCTACCCCTGGGACTGGCTGATTTTCTACCGCCCCATGCCCTTCTGGTATATGCCGCACTATACCGCGGCTATCAGCTTTACCATCTGGGCTTTGACTATGCCCACCTTCGGCTATCTCATCTACCGCGCGATTAAGCGGGACGAGGCCGGGCTGTTCGCTTTATCCTGGTTCTTCGGGACTTTTCTTATCTGGATTCCGATTATCCTGATTACCGATAGGGTAAGCTATCTCTATTATTTTTACCCGGTGGTGGGCGCTGTCTGCATGGGGGTGGCTATAGGGCTGGACCAGCTTTTGGACTGGTGGCGTCACCGGCTGCGCGGCAAGCTGAAGTGGACGGCGCTTTTGATAGTGATATTCGTCCTGGCTTTGCACATGTTCTCGTTTTTGATACTTTCTCCTCTCATCAAGTATGACTTCCTGCCCTGGTGGGACTGGATAGTCAAGCTGTTCACCTAGTATCGCTTCTGAGGCAGACCTGGCTTAACGGCATAGATTCCAGGTATTAATAGGGGAATCACGGGTTAGGAATAAAATATTAGGTATCAATGTACCTTATATTTCCCCGGTATAATTTCCGCAATACGGTCATTTCCGGCACTATATTTGACTTCCCCCCGGTGTTATAATTACTCTAAGGAGCAGGGGGAGGTGGTCTATGCGTGAGGCCGCGCTTTATGATAAACTCCCGGACTCCAGGGTAAAGTGCCGCACCTGCCAGTGGCGCTGCCGGGTCAACCCGGGCAAGTTCGGCGCCTGCGGCATGTATCAGAACCGGGACGGCGTTCTCTATAATCTCAACTATGCCCGTATCTCTTCCGCCGCCGCTGACCCCATAGAAAAGAAGCCGCTGTTCCACTTTCACCCCGGCACGCGTTGCTTTTCCCTGGGCACGCTGGGCTGCAATTTTCAGTGCAAGCACTGCCAGAACTGGGAAATCTCCACCGCGGACAGCGCCTCCCTGCTTTCCGCCTGCCGGGATATGCCGCCGGCAGCGGCCGTCAGGCTGGCCAAACAGTCGCATTGTCAGGGCATCGCCTGGACCTATAACGAGCCCGCCGTCTGGTTTGAGTACACGCTGGACTCGGCCAAACTGGCCAAGCAAAATAACCTCTACACCGTTTACGTGACCAACGGCTTTGCCACCCCGGAGTCGCTGGACGCCATCGGCTCTTACCTGGACGCCTGGCGGGTGGATATCAAGGGCTTTTCCGATGTCTTTTACCAAAAGCTGGCCGGCGTGCCGCACTGGCGGGAAATATTAGACGTCACCCGGCGCGCTAAAGATAAATGGAACATGCACGTGGAGGTGGTCACCAATATCATCCCCACGATGAACGACGACGATGTGCAGTTGACCGCGCTGGCGCAGTGGATACACGACGCTCTCGGCCCCCTTACCCCCTGGCACGTGACCCGTTTTTACCCCCACCACCGCCTCACCGCTTTGCCACCCACCCCCCTTTCAGCTATCGAGCGCGCCTGTGAAATCGGGGCAAAGGCCGGGCTCAAGTTCGTCTATGCTGGCAACGTCCCCGGCCACGGCAGCGAAAACACCCGCTGCTATTCCTGCGGTAACACGATTGTAAAGAGGGTGGGCTATGATACGGAGGTGACCGGCCTGGACGGTTCCCGCTGCCGCTATTGCGGGGCGGACCTTAATTTCCGGGTCGGACGGAAAGGAAAGCAGGATGATTAGAAATCCGTCGGTGGCCGGGTACTTTTATCCCGGCTCTAAAAATGAGTTGCGGGAGACGGTCGCCCGGTATATAGATAAAAACGCCCCCAAAGTGGAGGCCGTCGGCCTGCTGGCGCCCCATGCCGGTTACCAGTATTCCGGGGCGGTGGCCGGGGCCACCATCTCCCGCGTCAACTTTAAGGATACCTTTATCATTATGGGACCCACCCACTCCGGGCTGGGCAAGCCTTTCAGCGTCATGCCGGAGGGCACCTGGCGTACCCCCCTCGGGGACGTGGAAGTGGACGCGGTGCTTGCCCGGAAAATAATAGATTTGTCGGAGTATGCCGAGGCGGACTACGCCGCCCATGAGGACGAGCACGCCGTGGAAGTGCAGCTGCCTTTTTTACAGTACCTCAAGCCGGACGTGCGCATTGTGCCCATCATTTTGGCCGGCGCTGCCGTTACTATATATAAGGAAATCGGGCACGCCATCGCCGCCGCTATCAAAGAGACCGGGCATGAGGCGGTGCTGCTCGCCAGCGGCGATATGACCCACCGCGAGCCGGCGTCCGTCGCCAAAGAGAAGGATATGAAAGCCGTGGCGGCCATGCTCGCTCTCGACGAGGACGAGCTGACCCGACTCTACCATAACCTGCATATCACCATGTGCGCCCACGGCCCGGTGGCCACGCTTATTGTCGCCGCCAAAGAGCTGGGGGCGACCGGCGGGGAGCTGGTGAAGTACATGAACAGCGGCGATGCCACCGGCGACTATGATGAGGTGGTGGCCTATGCCGGCGTTATCTTTAAAAAGGGCGGGGCCCGGAAAGGGGAATAACGATGCATCCTATCGCGGCTTTGGCTAAAGAAACGGTGGAGACCTGGGTACGGACGGGTAAAAGGCCCGCGCCGCCCGCCGGGCTCACCCCGGAAATGAAAGAGCGGGCAGGTGTCTTTGTCTCCATCCATAAGCGCGGGGATTTGCGCGGCTGTATCGGCACCTTTGATCCGCAGCAGAAAAATGTGGCCGGGGAAATCATCGCCAACGCCGTCAGTTCCGCCATGCGCGACCCCCGTTTTTCCCCCGTTACCCCGGATGAGCTTGAAGACCTGGACTACTCCGTTGATGTGCTGACTACCCCGGAGCCGGTGGCGGACGAAAGTCATCTGGACCCTAAAAAGTACGGCGTTATCGTGGAGGCGGGGTGGCGGCGGGGCCTGTTGCTGCCGGACCTGGAAGGCGTTGACACCGTCGACTACCAGATAGACATCTGCCGCCGCAAAGGCGGCATCTCCCCGGAAGAGCCGGTCAAGCTTTACCGCTTTGAAGTGAAAAGGTACAAGTAGGGGGTAAGTGACAAGTAGCAAGGGGCAAGTGGCAAGGAAGGAAGAAACTCTAAATACTAAACTCTAGAGAACGAGCCTGCCGGATTTACGCTCGATTCGTTTTGTAAAAAACCCCTTTTTTTAATATTTTTTCTTACAGCTAAAAGAGGAGAAAAACAAATATTTCAGCTTTGATTCGTTTTATTGTTTTTAGCCGGGCTGTGGTCATACAGGTTCGAATCGTTCCGTAAATTTTAATATTTAAATATGTTGAGTAAACGAAGGAGCGGGGGTAAGAAAAGGAGCACGCCGCCCCGGCATATCCAGGACGCAGGGATAGTATAAGCGGGGAGGGGATAAAAGTAAATGGAGGGATGTCACAAGGGGAAAACCCTAAATACTAAACCCTAAACTCTAAACGGGGGAAGACGTTAAAACCAAACAATTAACCATCCCGTTGAAAAACGGGATCCAGGTATTAAGGCCTGGCGGATATTGCGGGAAATAGAGCGGATTCATCTCACTGGATTCCGGTTTGCACCGGAATGGTTGGGGTGATTAGGGACAAGGGGAAGAGATACAAATAGGGAAACTCTAAACTCTAAATCCTAAACTATAAACGGGGGGAGACATAAAACCAAACAATTAACCATCCCGTTGAAAAACGGGATCCAGGTATTAAGGCCTGGCGGATATTGCGGGAAATAGAGCGGATTCATCTCACTGGATTCCGGTTTGCACCGGAATGACAACAAAAGGAAAACGGCCGGGATTCATTGGGGCGGCGGGGGGCATTGGTAATAATTTGGTACTTATCTGTAGCATTGGTAATATTTGCCATTTGATATTGTTTAGTATTTAGAGCTTAGTATTTAGAATTTCCCCTCCCCCCTTTCACTTTTTCCCCGTTTAGAGTATCTTTATCATATATAAGGTATCAGGCGGCAGACCATGAACATGGATATGTTTGAAAAACAGGCGGAGCAGCAGCAGATGCAGCAGGCGCCGCTGGCCACCCGCATGAGGCCAAACAGCCTTAACGGCTTCGTGGGGCAGGAGCACCTTATCGGCAAGGGCCGCGTGCTCCGCCGCGCTATAGAGACGGACCGCATCCCCTCCGTGATTTTCTGGGGGCCGCCCGGCTGCGGCAAGACCACCCTGGCCAACGTCATCGCCAACAGCACCGGCGCTTTCTTCGCCCCGGTCAGCGCCGTCAGCGCCAGCGTTAATGATTTAAGACGCATCGTCACCCAGGCCAAGGAGCGCCGCCAGGTGCAAAACCAGCGCACCATTTTATTTATCGATGAAATCCACCGCTTCAACAAGACCCAGCAGGACGCCGTGCTCCCCTTCGTCGAGGACGGCACCATCACCCTCATCGGCGCCACCACGGAAAACCCCTCTTTCGAGGTTACCTCCCCCCTCCTCTCCCGCAGTCGCGTTTTGCCCCTCAAGCCCCTCACCCCGGACGAGATCCAGGCGCTCATTTTCCGGGCGCTCACGGACAAGTTCCTGGGCATCGGTGAGCTGAACGCCGAGCTTTCCAAGGACGCCCTGAACCACCTCATCGGCATGTCCAACAGCGACGCCCGCATCGCCCTCAACACCCTGGAGATAGCCGCCCTGAGCACCCCGCCGGACGGCTCCGGCAAGCGCGTCATCTCCCTGGAAACCATCGAGGACGCCTTCCAGAAACGCGCGGTGCTTTACGATAAAGCCGGCGAACAGCATTACGACCTTATTTCCGCCCTGCACAAGTCCATGCGGGACTCGGACCCGGATGCCTCTATCTACTGGCTGGCGATGATGCTGGAAGCCGGGGAAGACCCGCTTTACATCGCCCGCCGCCTGATACGCTTCGCCTCGGAGGACGTCGGCCTGGCGGACCCGCAGGCGCTTTCGGTGGCGATGGCCGCCCAGCAGGCGGTGCACTTTATCGGTATGCCGGAGGGCAACCTCGCCCTGGCCGAGGCGGCGGTTTACCTCGCCACCGCCCCCAAGAGCAACTCGCTCTACGCGGCCTACACCAAAGTCCAGGAAGAGATTAAAAAGGGCGCCTCGGAAAGCGTGCCGATGCACCTGCGCAACGCGGTCACCCCGCTGATGAAAGACCTGGGCTACGGCCAGGACTACAAGTACGCCCATGACTACCCGGACCATATTGTGCAGCAGGAGCACCTGCCGGGCACGCTCAAGGAAAAGAGGTTCTATAACCCCGGCGTCCAGGGTTACGAGCGCCAGATACTGGCCCGCATGAAGGAATGGGCGCAGAGAAAAGCCCACCAGGACCTTTTCAACCGGGAACCCAGACCGGAAGAATAACCCCCTCCTCTCCCCCCCGGCTTTGTATTAAAAGTAACTGATTCCTGTCACTCTTCGTCACTATCGCCTGCCAAAGCCTGGTGCGGCGAGCAGGTTATTCCTCAGAATGACATTTGATACAGCCCCCCCCCTTTCTTGACAACCATCGCATCTCTAAACTAAACTCTTTTTGGTTAAAACAAGGAGGAGCCATGCCTAGATTTCCTTTTATGCCCCGGGAACAGAAGTTCTTTGACCTCTTCGAGCAGAGCACCCAGAACACCGTCAAGGCCGCCCGGGCGCTCAAGGAAATGATTGATTCCTGGCAGTTCGTTGACAGCCGCGTCGCGGAGATTACCGAGCTGGAGCACCAGGGCGACACCATTACCCACCAGATAATTTCCCTGCTGCACCGCACCTTCGTCACCCCCTTCGACCGCGAGGACATCGCCCTGCTGGCGCACACCATGGACGACGTTATCGACTTTATTCACGCCACGGCCGATGCCATGTTCATCTACAAGATTCCCAGTCCCACCCCCCGCGCCAAAGAGCTGGCGGATATTATCCTCCAGGGCACCATAGAGGTGGAAAAAGCCGTCAGGGGACTGCGACACAAGTCGGAGTTCAAGCAAATCCTGGAAGGGTGCGTGGAAATCAATCGACTGGAAAATATGGCCGACCGCGTTTACCGCGCCGCTATCGGTGAGCTGTTCGATGATGCCGCCAATATCGCCCAGGTAATCAAGTGGCGGGAAATCTACGAGCACATGGAAAGCGCTACGGACCGCTGTGAGGATGTGGCGGATGTCCTGGAGGGCGTGGCCCTCAAGAACGCCTGATTTCAGACATTTAGCTCGCGCCGCGTTACCCGGCATTTCTCCGCGGCGATAATCGCCAGGAAATCCGCTACCGTGCGGTCTATCTCATTTTCCCGGTTGACGATGACGTAGTCGAACATATCGAGCTGGTCTATCTCTTTTTCCGCGGTATTCAGACGCAGTTCCAGTTCCTCCGCGGATTCCGTCCGGCGCTTTCGCAAACGTTTTTCCAGTTCCGCCAGAGAGAGGGTACAGAGGAAGATAAGGATGGCTTGCGGCACTTTTTTCTTGATTGTCACCGCGCCCTGGACATCTATTCTTACAATGACGTCCCGTCCGTTTTTCAGCGCCTGCCGTACCGGCGCGATTGGCCGGCCGTAATAATTGCCGTAGACCTTGGCCCATTCCAGCATCTGGCCGGAGTTGATCATTTCCTGGAACTTTTCTTTGGAGACGAAGTAGTAATCATAACCTTCTTTTTCGCCGGGGCGGGGCGCGCGGGTGGTCGCCGAGACGCTTATATACAGGGGGAGGCCGGACTTGCGGAGGCCATCCAATACGGTGTCCTTGCCGGCGCCGGACAGGCCGGATAAAACAATCAATAAGGGTTTGTCCCCGCCATTGACGGCGGACAACCTATCACGCTTCGTCGGGGTCATTTTGGTCCTGCTTAGCCGGGATGCCGGTGCGGCTGGACTGCAAGCGGCTGGCTATTGTCTCCGGCGCCAGGGCCGCCAGGACTATGTGGCCGCTGTCCGTAAAAATAACGGCCTTGGTACGCCGGCCGCTGGTCATGTCTATCACCTTGCCGCTGCTGCGGCCGTCATGGATGATGCGTTTGGTAGGGGCGGAGTTCGGCGAGGCTATAGCTATCGCCCGGTTCATGGCCAGGATATTCCCGAATCCGATGTGCACCAGTTCACTATTCATACTGTCACCTCGTCAAATTCCTGAGGCTGAAATCCACGCGCCGGTGCGGTTAAAGTTTTTTGAATAACTGCCTCGCTGGAAAAGCCCTCCAATAAACTATCACTTGTTCCCAGGCTTGTCAAGGGCGGCTGTATGGCCCGGATGCCGGTAAAGGGGGAGAGATATTTGAAATTCCTACTCATATTCTAACGCAAAATGGGCAAAATACCCTGTTTGGGGACTTTTCATGCGGCGCTTATTGTGCTATAATGCTAATCGTAACTTGGAAAAAGGTCATTAACAACTGTATAGTACCGGTTAGAGACAAGTCTCTTGGTGGTTAGAGCGAGGTGGTACCACCCGTTCCCATCCCGAACACGGAAGTGAAACGCCCCAGCGCAGACGATACTGAGGGGACAACCCTTTGCGGAAAATATGCCACTGCCAGGAGACTTTTCTTTATCTAGGGGGCTAGGCCTTAAGGTACTATATGCAACCAGGGCAGTTATCCCTATTGCTATTGCCAACTACATTATTATAAGATTAGAAGTAGAGTGGTATCCAGAAGGATAATGTAGCACCATGGAGTGGATATGGCCAGCAGGTTTGAAAAATTCTCTGAAAGAGCCCGCCGCGTCCTCACGATAGCCCAGGAAGAGGCACGCAACCTTAACCACAGCTATATCGGCACCGAGCATATTCTACTTGGTCTGGTTCGTGAGGAAGAGGGCGTCGCCGCCAAGGTTCTTACCAATCTCGGTATCGGCCTGGGTAAAGTGCGTTCGGCGGTGGAATTTATCATCGGGCGGGGTGAAAAACCCGGCTCCGGTGAGACCGGCCTTACCCCCCGCGCCAAAAAAGTAATCGAGCTTGCCATTGACGAGGCCCGCCAGATGGGCCATAACTATATCGGCACCGAGCACCTGCTGCTCGGGCTTCTCCGCGAGGGAGAGGGCGTCGCCTCCAGCGTTTTAGACAGCTTCGGCATTACCCTGGAAAGAGCGCGGTCGGAGGTCACCCACATCCTTTCGCAGAGCACCCCCAAGGCCCGCATGACCCGCTCCTCCAGCAAGACCCCGGCGCTGGACCAGCTGGGCACCGACCTTACGGAAGCCGCCCGCAAAAAGAAACTGGACCCCATTATCGGGC
The genomic region above belongs to Dehalococcoidales bacterium and contains:
- the amrB gene encoding AmmeMemoRadiSam system protein B, which translates into the protein MIRNPSVAGYFYPGSKNELRETVARYIDKNAPKVEAVGLLAPHAGYQYSGAVAGATISRVNFKDTFIIMGPTHSGLGKPFSVMPEGTWRTPLGDVEVDAVLARKIIDLSEYAEADYAAHEDEHAVEVQLPFLQYLKPDVRIVPIILAGAAVTIYKEIGHAIAAAIKETGHEAVLLASGDMTHREPASVAKEKDMKAVAAMLALDEDELTRLYHNLHITMCAHGPVATLIVAAKELGATGGELVKYMNSGDATGDYDEVVAYAGVIFKKGGARKGE
- a CDS encoding phospholipid carrier-dependent glycosyltransferase, which encodes MEIKSKIVRAWRWPYFWLSVIVITTLVLHFVMIPRVTDPILDEIHYIKDARNIITNHASERIEHPPLAKLLIVAGEYVFSGFRTPVQDTGVTLRQGITSTSGTVINVSNASVFKVGETIMIDKEYMKIQAVDLASSQLTVERGNMGAAAFHNVNQPINRWVENPWGWRVFPVLFSTATLILFFFLCRKLGMSLTASNVAVYLLAFENLTFMMGGLAMLDVYFLTFMMAAFVLYVYRRYISSGVAIGLGALAKLNGALAFPVIFVHWVFTREKRTRWFILTLIFSLLTFIEIMILCEFLIAHGMSAELNPFHRIKEMLQLSGSLTFANVDHPFKSYPWDWLIFYRPMPFWYMPHYTAAISFTIWALTMPTFGYLIYRAIKRDEAGLFALSWFFGTFLIWIPIILITDRVSYLYYFYPVVGAVCMGVAIGLDQLLDWWRHRLRGKLKWTALLIVIFVLALHMFSFLILSPLIKYDFLPWWDWIVKLFT
- a CDS encoding DUF370 domain-containing protein yields the protein MNSELVHIGFGNILAMNRAIAIASPNSAPTKRIIHDGRSSGKVIDMTSGRRTKAVIFTDSGHIVLAALAPETIASRLQSSRTGIPAKQDQNDPDEA
- a CDS encoding glycosyltransferase family 2 protein; protein product: MKETISLIIPTFNEKDNVTPLVARVHQALAGYDHEIILVDDNSKDGTIETAEALAPRYPVKVIVRRDERGLASAVVHGLKYASGSIIGVMDADLQHPPEKLPDLVKAIEGGADMVIGSRYIPGGGCPNWDLTRKVISKAALMVSHLLLPSTRRVKDPLAGFFMFRRDKVDIAKLKPIGYKISLEVMLTGDFKNIVEVPYIFEERSAGQSKLNMMQQWDYLKHLFSLMRRTGELAMFLKFVAVGLSGVVVNEGAYWLLTRFGGLETLNWLANLIGIETSIITNFVLNDSFTFRQKRSVSPFIVRLLKFNLTCAAGASIQWGLFMFFTRVTGLYDLLANFIGIVVAFLVNYFINRNWTWK
- a CDS encoding replication-associated recombination protein A; the encoded protein is MNMDMFEKQAEQQQMQQAPLATRMRPNSLNGFVGQEHLIGKGRVLRRAIETDRIPSVIFWGPPGCGKTTLANVIANSTGAFFAPVSAVSASVNDLRRIVTQAKERRQVQNQRTILFIDEIHRFNKTQQDAVLPFVEDGTITLIGATTENPSFEVTSPLLSRSRVLPLKPLTPDEIQALIFRALTDKFLGIGELNAELSKDALNHLIGMSNSDARIALNTLEIAALSTPPDGSGKRVISLETIEDAFQKRAVLYDKAGEQHYDLISALHKSMRDSDPDASIYWLAMMLEAGEDPLYIARRLIRFASEDVGLADPQALSVAMAAQQAVHFIGMPEGNLALAEAAVYLATAPKSNSLYAAYTKVQEEIKKGASESVPMHLRNAVTPLMKDLGYGQDYKYAHDYPDHIVQQEHLPGTLKEKRFYNPGVQGYERQILARMKEWAQRKAHQDLFNREPRPEE
- a CDS encoding DUF47 domain-containing protein; translated protein: MPRFPFMPREQKFFDLFEQSTQNTVKAARALKEMIDSWQFVDSRVAEITELEHQGDTITHQIISLLHRTFVTPFDREDIALLAHTMDDVIDFIHATADAMFIYKIPSPTPRAKELADIILQGTIEVEKAVRGLRHKSEFKQILEGCVEINRLENMADRVYRAAIGELFDDAANIAQVIKWREIYEHMESATDRCEDVADVLEGVALKNA
- a CDS encoding guanylate kinase, whose protein sequence is MTPTKRDRLSAVNGGDKPLLIVLSGLSGAGKDTVLDGLRKSGLPLYISVSATTRAPRPGEKEGYDYYFVSKEKFQEMINSGQMLEWAKVYGNYYGRPIAPVRQALKNGRDVIVRIDVQGAVTIKKKVPQAILIFLCTLSLAELEKRLRKRRTESAEELELRLNTAEKEIDQLDMFDYVIVNRENEIDRTVADFLAIIAAEKCRVTRRELNV
- the amrS gene encoding AmmeMemoRadiSam system radical SAM enzyme, whose amino-acid sequence is MREAALYDKLPDSRVKCRTCQWRCRVNPGKFGACGMYQNRDGVLYNLNYARISSAAADPIEKKPLFHFHPGTRCFSLGTLGCNFQCKHCQNWEISTADSASLLSACRDMPPAAAVRLAKQSHCQGIAWTYNEPAVWFEYTLDSAKLAKQNNLYTVYVTNGFATPESLDAIGSYLDAWRVDIKGFSDVFYQKLAGVPHWREILDVTRRAKDKWNMHVEVVTNIIPTMNDDDVQLTALAQWIHDALGPLTPWHVTRFYPHHRLTALPPTPLSAIERACEIGAKAGLKFVYAGNVPGHGSENTRCYSCGNTIVKRVGYDTEVTGLDGSRCRYCGADLNFRVGRKGKQDD
- the amrA gene encoding AmmeMemoRadiSam system protein A; this encodes MHPIAALAKETVETWVRTGKRPAPPAGLTPEMKERAGVFVSIHKRGDLRGCIGTFDPQQKNVAGEIIANAVSSAMRDPRFSPVTPDELEDLDYSVDVLTTPEPVADESHLDPKKYGVIVEAGWRRGLLLPDLEGVDTVDYQIDICRRKGGISPEEPVKLYRFEVKRYK